GCTTGATTCGCGCAGAGGGCCCTGCCGTGGAGAGGACTTCCAGTTCCAGGTATTCATCTGTGATGCGGCGCGTGACTGTTCCGATCTTGCCGTCATCGATATAGATCCGTTGTTCCAATTGGACGAAGTGGAGCGCTTCCGGGAGGGTGCAACTGATCCCGGCCGGGCTGTCCTCTGACGCGGGATGGCCCATCCGGAGCGGATCTCGGTAGAGTCGCAGGGTATCGCCCGGTCGCACCTCCACCGTCACCGGTTGAGGGAGGATGGGACCGACGTTGAAGGCGACGTTCTTTTCACCGAACAGGAGAATCCCCTCTTGCAGGTAGGCGGTCCGGTCCAATCCGACCCGCACCCGCGTCGGGCTGACGCGCTCCATGATATGCAATGTCCGCAGCCGGTCCCGCGTGTCCTGAAACTGCAATTCGCTGCCGACACGCAAACGGTCGAGACCACTCTGGCGGGGGATGGCGATGATGAAGCGCGCCCTGCCATCGGGATCGGCGATGCGCCGCGTGAAGGGCGCCTCGGCATCCAAGTAGCCCTCCAGCAACCGGTAGGGAGAGCCGAAGGGATCGCGCGGCGTAGCTAGTTTGAGGGGTCGCGTCTCCTTGGCGAGCGGCCCGGTCCGGATCTTAGGGCCGCCCAGATCCATGAGGATGCGGCAACGCCGTCCGGCGCCCTCTCCGCGCTGTTCCAGGCTGTCTTCGGCGTTGCGGATGGCGACGATCAATTGTTTCCACTCCTGGGGACTGTCGTGGGCGCAGTTGATGCGCGCCAGGTCCATCCCGTTGAGGAGAAGTTCTTCCAGGAGTTCCTGACGGTGAATAACGGCAGTGTCCAGGGTCACCATGATCCGGGTGCCGCGCTTGTCCCGTGGGCGACCGAGCAGGCGGCGCGAGCGCAACTCCGTCAAGAAACGGGCCAGTTCCGAATCGGGTCGCTCTAGTGCCGTCGAGAGCGTTTCCACCCCGAGGTGACCGAGGACACGTTCGATCCCCAGGAGGACCGTCGCCTCCAGTCGGCCCAGGGAGGAGAGGCCGTATTCGGCCAAGGCAATTTGCAGATCCACGATGTCGTGTCGACGCATGGCGAGATAGGCCAGCAGGTTGTCGCGGCTGACGCGGGCTTCCGGCTCGTAGAGCGGATAGGCGTCAATAACGGATTGGGCATGGTCCGTGATCACGGCGTGAAAAGCAGCGAGTTGGTCTGCCAGCCAGTCCCGGCGATGCGGTGCAGGTGGGCGCAGAATGGTTGCCATCGGCACTCCCCTCGATAAGTGTAAAAATCCCCGTGATGAGGAAATATGTTGACATTTTTAGCGTACCGTGCGCCGGGCAGAGCAGGCAAGTTAACGATCAGTAAACCTTTATAATCGTATCTCCCATTTTTCAGGGTCCCTCCGAGAGGCTTCCCCATATCTTGTATATGGGAAGCTCTAACATTTTTGAAGGAGGGGTTGATATCCGATGATCACATTGCGCCTGTGTTCGTCCGGTTGCTGTCCTACTGTTCATGTCTCCCAGGGGATGGTCGTCATCACCGACGACGACGGGGGCCGGGTGACGCTGACGAAAGAGCAGTTAAAGCTTCTCGTCGACCGGTACGATGATATCGAGGCGATGAAGTGATGGCCGCCGAGTTGCTGGCTGCCCTGAGCATACGCTTTTTCCTCTTCGATTTTATTCTCTTCAAGCCCATCCGGGAGAGGCTCAAAAAAGTCCACTACTTCTTTCGCAAACTCCTCGGCTGCCCCTTCTGCCAGGGCTTCTGGTGCGGATTGTTCATCTACCTGCTCAACCATCCCATCGAATCGTGGATCGCCTTCTTGCAGTTCGGATTCATTTCGGCGATCCTTTCCCTATCCTGGAGCATCGCCGCCTATCCCTTGCTGAAACGGTATGAAGAGAACCACGATATACCGCTGACGTAACGGACAATACTCCGGCAAGGAGAAAAAGCCCTCCGATGGGCGAAAGCAAAAACCGGCCCCCCGGCCGGTTTTT
The nucleotide sequence above comes from Heliomicrobium undosum. Encoded proteins:
- a CDS encoding pyruvate kinase, coding for MATILRPPAPHRRDWLADQLAAFHAVITDHAQSVIDAYPLYEPEARVSRDNLLAYLAMRRHDIVDLQIALAEYGLSSLGRLEATVLLGIERVLGHLGVETLSTALERPDSELARFLTELRSRRLLGRPRDKRGTRIMVTLDTAVIHRQELLEELLLNGMDLARINCAHDSPQEWKQLIVAIRNAEDSLEQRGEGAGRRCRILMDLGGPKIRTGPLAKETRPLKLATPRDPFGSPYRLLEGYLDAEAPFTRRIADPDGRARFIIAIPRQSGLDRLRVGSELQFQDTRDRLRTLHIMERVSPTRVRVGLDRTAYLQEGILLFGEKNVAFNVGPILPQPVTVEVRPGDTLRLYRDPLRMGHPASEDSPAGISCTLPEALHFVQLEQRIYIDDGKIGTVTRRITDEYLELEVLSTAGPSARIKPEKGLNFPDSLLELPALTAQDRQDLVFVAHHADAVGLSFVHSPKDLLDLQAALAELGRSDIGFIAKIETSEAIHRLAQLLITGLAFPSFGIMIARGDLAVEVGFENLALVQEDILCMCEAAHTPVIWATQVLETLAKTGLPARAEITDAAMGHRADCVMLNKGPHILEAVKTLSKLLCAEERCHLKKRQIFREFTFQHGIFDEP
- a CDS encoding DUF1360 domain-containing protein; this encodes MAAELLAALSIRFFLFDFILFKPIRERLKKVHYFFRKLLGCPFCQGFWCGLFIYLLNHPIESWIAFLQFGFISAILSLSWSIAAYPLLKRYEENHDIPLT